A genomic window from Chitinophaga pollutisoli includes:
- a CDS encoding aryl-sulfate sulfotransferase, which produces MNVNKLMHRLSRTLLPFLLTVSLLSCRKERGTETPDADLTKTFERLSDLGSLLNGYSLAGGVYTFRFETEEIRIPADAISQVQDQPDKWKTLVTLRGGTVVSVPTKGGNLDFIVEAVTLNPSGYNPLAAVAELRLPAAGRIRVTVAGKEGSSGAITHLCHSTLIRQDVPILGLYANYNNTVTLTYTDKDGRERGSTVVRIQTTPLPVQNFPTPAIVAAKTAKMEPGVNLVSYPGESEIDVSVPYMVDTDGEIRWILLLKNAPDFQRFSASIGLKRTSKGTFISGDGQQQRIVEMDMFGKLLRQWDLAKLGYTFHHEVAEAANGNFLATVSKTSARLANGKPRVNDFIIELDPVNNAVVHEWDLTTMLDSARYPKLTDGSTPGPFAQSPGNWAHNNSIAEHAGNLLVTMRYQGIASYTAAGALKWIISPHKNWGAKYQRYLLRPVDENGNAVTDAAVVNGEASAPGFDWAWGPHTPVSLPGGNILVFDNGYNRQFIPNGQAQHYSRAAEYKIDEAKGTVQQVWSYGKERGAAGFSQALSGVQYLKTTGHVLFCPGMGVPTAKGFGGRVVEVDPQTKEVVFEMEITSPSNTAFHRVTRLSLYPGNY; this is translated from the coding sequence ATGAACGTGAACAAACTGATGCACCGGCTATCCCGGACGCTGCTACCCTTCCTCCTGACCGTGTCGCTGCTATCCTGCCGTAAAGAACGCGGCACCGAAACACCAGACGCCGACCTGACAAAGACATTCGAAAGACTTTCCGACCTCGGCAGCCTGCTCAACGGTTACTCCCTCGCCGGCGGCGTGTATACTTTCCGTTTCGAAACGGAAGAAATCCGCATACCTGCGGATGCGATCAGCCAGGTACAGGACCAGCCGGACAAATGGAAAACACTGGTAACGCTGCGCGGCGGCACCGTGGTGAGCGTACCCACGAAGGGTGGCAACCTCGATTTCATAGTGGAAGCGGTGACACTGAACCCCTCGGGCTACAATCCCCTGGCAGCCGTGGCGGAGCTACGGCTACCCGCGGCTGGGCGGATCAGGGTTACCGTTGCCGGGAAGGAAGGATCTTCAGGCGCCATCACTCATCTCTGCCACTCCACCCTCATCCGGCAAGACGTTCCCATCCTCGGCCTCTACGCCAATTACAATAACACCGTCACCCTCACCTACACTGATAAAGACGGCAGGGAGCGCGGCTCCACCGTGGTTCGCATACAAACCACGCCCCTGCCCGTGCAAAACTTCCCCACGCCCGCCATCGTTGCGGCGAAAACGGCTAAAATGGAGCCCGGCGTCAACCTCGTGAGCTATCCCGGCGAAAGCGAGATCGACGTATCGGTTCCCTACATGGTAGACACCGATGGCGAGATCCGTTGGATACTGCTGCTGAAAAACGCGCCGGACTTCCAGCGCTTCAGCGCCTCCATCGGGCTGAAGCGCACCAGTAAAGGGACGTTCATCTCCGGCGACGGCCAGCAGCAACGGATCGTGGAAATGGATATGTTCGGGAAGCTCCTCCGCCAGTGGGATCTCGCCAAACTCGGGTATACTTTCCATCATGAAGTGGCCGAGGCCGCCAACGGGAATTTCCTCGCCACGGTAAGCAAAACTTCCGCCCGGCTGGCCAACGGCAAACCGCGCGTCAACGATTTCATCATCGAGCTGGACCCTGTCAACAATGCCGTGGTGCATGAATGGGACCTTACCACCATGCTCGATTCCGCTCGGTATCCGAAACTCACCGACGGCTCCACGCCCGGGCCTTTCGCCCAATCGCCCGGCAACTGGGCGCATAATAACTCCATAGCAGAGCACGCCGGCAACCTGCTCGTCACCATGCGGTACCAGGGCATCGCTTCGTATACGGCGGCGGGCGCCCTGAAGTGGATCATTTCACCGCATAAAAACTGGGGCGCTAAATACCAGCGCTACCTGCTGCGGCCCGTGGATGAAAACGGGAACGCGGTAACGGATGCAGCCGTGGTGAACGGAGAAGCCTCCGCGCCGGGATTCGACTGGGCCTGGGGGCCGCATACGCCGGTGAGCCTGCCGGGTGGCAACATCCTGGTGTTTGACAACGGGTACAACCGGCAGTTTATCCCCAATGGGCAGGCGCAGCATTACAGCCGCGCCGCGGAATATAAGATCGATGAAGCGAAAGGCACCGTGCAACAGGTATGGTCTTATGGGAAAGAACGGGGCGCGGCGGGTTTTTCGCAGGCGCTTTCGGGGGTGCAGTACCTGAAAACCACCGGGCATGTGCTGTTTTGTCCGGGTATGGGCGTGCCTACGGCCAAAGGGTTCGGCGGGCGCGTGGTGGAAGTGGATCCGCAAACGAAAGAAGTGGTTTTTGAGATGGAGATCACATCACCCAGCAACACCGCATTTCACAGGGTTACCCGTTTATCCCTATATCCCGGGAATTATTGA
- a CDS encoding glycosidase, whose translation MKDQFQQRWEALVQRQEALLAQPNTPNAHHNGIVQRYRHPVITREHIPLNWRYDQDPQSNPWCLERIGVNTTMNAGAIKWNGKYLMMVRVEGADRKSFFAIAESPNGIDQFRFWPRPVELPDTDPHETNVYDIRLTAHEDGWIYGVFCSERHHPDAAPGDLSTAMASAGIVRTKDFLAWERLPNLQSASQQRNVVLHPEFVNGHYAFYTRPQDDFIMAGRGGGIGWALVKDIQHPVVENETIINKRYYHTIKELKNGEGPHPIKTEKGWLHLAHGVRNCAAGLRYVLYLYLTDLHAPERLIAEPAGYLMAPEDMERTGDVSNVLFSNGWICDEDGTIFIYYASSDTRMHVAVSSVGKLLDYCLHTPEDGLRSAVSVQRINELIDRNLAYEGLSRKASAAPKFN comes from the coding sequence ATGAAAGACCAGTTTCAGCAACGCTGGGAAGCACTCGTCCAGCGCCAGGAGGCCCTGCTGGCCCAACCCAATACACCCAACGCGCATCACAACGGGATCGTGCAGCGCTACCGCCATCCGGTGATCACCCGGGAACATATCCCGCTCAACTGGCGGTACGACCAGGATCCGCAATCCAATCCCTGGTGCCTCGAGCGCATCGGCGTCAACACCACCATGAACGCCGGCGCCATTAAATGGAACGGGAAATATCTCATGATGGTGCGGGTAGAAGGGGCCGACCGCAAATCGTTTTTCGCCATCGCCGAAAGCCCCAACGGCATCGACCAGTTCCGCTTCTGGCCCAGGCCCGTGGAGCTGCCGGACACCGATCCCCATGAAACGAATGTGTATGACATCCGGCTCACCGCGCATGAAGACGGCTGGATTTACGGCGTGTTCTGCAGCGAGCGCCATCACCCTGACGCCGCTCCGGGCGATTTATCCACCGCCATGGCCAGCGCGGGCATTGTGCGCACGAAAGACTTCCTCGCCTGGGAGCGCCTGCCCAACCTTCAATCCGCCAGTCAGCAGCGCAATGTGGTATTGCATCCCGAGTTTGTGAACGGGCACTACGCGTTTTACACGCGCCCGCAAGACGATTTCATTATGGCCGGGCGCGGCGGCGGCATCGGATGGGCGTTGGTGAAAGACATCCAGCATCCCGTGGTGGAAAACGAAACGATCATCAACAAACGGTATTACCATACGATCAAGGAGCTGAAAAACGGGGAAGGCCCCCATCCCATCAAAACGGAAAAGGGATGGCTGCACCTGGCGCACGGGGTCCGCAACTGCGCGGCAGGACTGCGTTACGTGCTGTACCTCTACCTCACGGATCTCCACGCTCCCGAACGCCTGATCGCGGAGCCCGCGGGCTACCTGATGGCGCCGGAAGACATGGAGCGCACCGGCGACGTGTCGAATGTGCTCTTCTCCAACGGATGGATATGCGATGAAGATGGTACCATATTCATCTATTACGCCTCCAGCGACACGCGGATGCATGTGGCGGTGTCTTCGGTCGGCAAGCTGCTCGATTACTGCCTGCACACCCCGGAAGACGGGCTGCGGTCGGCGGTCTCCGTGCAGCGGATCAACGAACTGATCGACAGGAACCTCGCGTATGAGGGCTTGTCGCGTAAAGCTTCCGCAGCTCCCAAATTCAATTAA
- a CDS encoding sodium:solute symporter family protein — MIAHIDLLIIALYLTAMVVIGLIVKKRAARNLDGYFLGGKKLPWYMLGLSDASGMFDISGTMWMVYLAFVYGLKSLWVPWLWPVFNQIFMMVYLSMWLRRSNARTGAEWIRTRFGFGNGAGLSHGVVICYAVIGVVGFLCYGFIGVGKFIAVFLPWDVVSNFVPFQVDPAYVPHIYGIFFTSIATFYVIMGGMEGIVWADALQFTIMTISGITIAVTAINSVSPEMLAARVPAGWDTPFFGWELGLDWSHHLPALMDKISGDQYGLFAIFVMMMLFKGIFFSMAGPAPSYDMQKILACRNPREASLMSASVSVFLLFPRYLMIMGFTVLAVVFFSDDFGQMGSAIDFETILPRAINQFSYAGLTGLLLASLLAAFISTFASTVNAAPAYLINDVYLRYINPTASGKTQIRATYLISLAVVVLSTVIGFFLQDINSILQWIVSALYGGYIAANVLKWHWWRFNGHGFFWGMVSGILAAMVTPLLFPDTLPLYYFPVMLVISLTGCIVGTYSTPPVDEETLIEFYVRVRPWGCWGPVAEKAMKRYPGLMPNKHFKRDMANIAVGIVWQCSLTLLPMYIVLQYHLPLLSTILVLGITTLILKKNWYDKMNREVIEYDNFMASIGKNTPQPELEKSVA; from the coding sequence ATGATTGCACATATCGATCTACTCATTATTGCTTTGTATCTCACCGCCATGGTGGTGATCGGCCTCATCGTGAAAAAACGGGCCGCCCGCAATCTCGACGGATATTTTCTGGGCGGCAAAAAACTGCCCTGGTACATGCTGGGCCTTTCCGACGCTTCGGGGATGTTCGACATTTCGGGGACGATGTGGATGGTTTACCTCGCTTTCGTTTACGGGTTGAAGAGTTTATGGGTGCCGTGGCTGTGGCCCGTCTTCAACCAGATATTCATGATGGTGTACCTTTCCATGTGGCTGCGGCGCAGCAATGCGCGAACGGGCGCGGAATGGATCCGGACGCGCTTCGGGTTCGGCAACGGGGCCGGGCTTTCGCACGGGGTGGTGATATGTTACGCGGTGATCGGCGTGGTAGGTTTTCTCTGTTACGGATTTATCGGCGTGGGGAAGTTCATCGCGGTATTTCTGCCCTGGGATGTTGTGTCCAACTTCGTTCCTTTCCAGGTAGATCCGGCTTACGTACCGCACATTTACGGCATCTTCTTTACCAGTATCGCCACTTTTTATGTGATCATGGGCGGGATGGAAGGGATTGTTTGGGCGGATGCCCTGCAATTCACCATCATGACCATTTCCGGTATTACTATCGCCGTCACCGCCATCAACAGCGTGAGCCCCGAAATGCTGGCGGCCCGGGTGCCTGCCGGTTGGGATACACCGTTTTTCGGTTGGGAGCTGGGGCTCGACTGGAGCCATCACCTCCCCGCGCTCATGGATAAGATCAGCGGCGACCAATACGGGTTGTTTGCAATATTCGTGATGATGATGCTTTTCAAGGGAATTTTCTTCAGCATGGCCGGGCCGGCGCCCAGTTACGACATGCAGAAGATCCTGGCCTGCCGCAACCCGCGCGAGGCTTCGCTGATGAGCGCCTCGGTGTCCGTATTCCTCTTGTTCCCCCGGTACCTGATGATCATGGGCTTCACCGTGCTGGCGGTCGTATTTTTCAGTGACGATTTCGGGCAGATGGGCAGCGCCATCGATTTCGAAACCATCCTTCCCCGCGCCATCAACCAGTTCTCTTACGCCGGGTTAACGGGATTGCTGCTGGCGAGCCTGCTGGCGGCATTCATCTCCACGTTCGCCTCTACCGTCAATGCTGCACCGGCCTACCTGATCAACGACGTGTACCTCCGGTACATCAACCCCACCGCCTCCGGCAAAACCCAGATCCGGGCAACTTACCTGATATCCCTGGCGGTGGTGGTGCTCAGCACTGTTATCGGATTCTTTCTGCAGGATATCAATTCCATCCTGCAATGGATCGTGTCGGCCCTGTATGGCGGGTATATCGCGGCGAACGTACTGAAATGGCATTGGTGGCGGTTCAACGGGCATGGGTTCTTCTGGGGCATGGTGTCGGGCATCCTGGCGGCCATGGTAACGCCCTTGTTATTCCCGGATACGCTGCCGTTATATTATTTCCCGGTGATGCTGGTGATATCGCTGACCGGATGCATCGTTGGCACGTACAGCACGCCGCCGGTGGATGAGGAAACGCTGATCGAATTCTATGTGCGCGTGCGGCCCTGGGGCTGCTGGGGCCCCGTGGCGGAGAAGGCCATGAAACGGTACCCTGGCCTGATGCCCAATAAGCATTTTAAGCGGGATATGGCGAACATCGCCGTAGGGATCGTATGGCAGTGCTCGCTGACGCTCCTGCCTATGTACATCGTGCTGCAATATCACCTCCCGCTGCTCAGTACCATCCTGGTGCTGGGGATCACCACGCTCATCCTGAAAAAGAACTGGTACGACAAAATGAACCGGGAAGTTATCGAGTACGACAACTTCATGGCATCGATCGGTAAAAACACTCCGCAGCCGGAGTTGGAAAAATCCGTCGCATAG
- a CDS encoding TCR/Tet family MFS transporter produces the protein MHSNKKGALAFIFVTLLIDVMGFGLIIPVMADLIAELKGIPLNEASTYGGFLLSVFAIMQFVCAPLVGNLSDRFGRRPVLLISLLGFGIDYVILAMAPTYGWLFAGRIIAGVTGASFTTASAYIADISTDETARAKNFGLIGAAFGLGFVLGPALGGLLAKFGLRAPFYAAAALCLINCIYGYFLLPESLSKENRRPFSWKRANPLGSLKFLTRHPEIAGLSVAFFLIYLGSQAVQGNWNFFTQYRFGWSSEMVGYSLALVGVLVGAVQGGLTRVVVPKIGNEKSIYAGLGLYTLGMVLFAFATQSWMMFAFLVPYCLGGICGPSLQSVIAGHVPANQQGELQGALTSLMSLTTIFGPLIMNGSFTYFTSPKAPFLFPGMHFILGAICMGLSIVLIKRIFMREKKDPAAAHVLDDTKAAEMPLH, from the coding sequence ATGCATTCCAACAAGAAAGGGGCGCTGGCCTTTATTTTCGTAACACTACTGATCGACGTGATGGGTTTTGGGCTGATTATTCCCGTAATGGCAGATCTGATCGCGGAGCTGAAAGGTATTCCGCTGAATGAAGCCAGTACTTACGGTGGATTTCTGCTTTCCGTTTTCGCCATCATGCAATTCGTTTGCGCACCGCTGGTGGGCAATCTGAGCGACCGGTTCGGTCGCCGGCCGGTACTGCTGATTTCTTTGCTGGGTTTCGGCATTGATTACGTCATCCTGGCCATGGCGCCTACTTACGGATGGCTGTTTGCGGGCCGGATTATCGCGGGCGTCACCGGGGCGAGCTTCACGACGGCTTCCGCTTATATTGCCGATATCAGTACGGATGAAACCGCCCGCGCCAAGAACTTCGGGTTGATCGGCGCGGCATTTGGCCTGGGCTTCGTACTGGGGCCGGCCCTCGGCGGTTTACTGGCCAAATTCGGGCTCCGCGCGCCTTTCTACGCAGCCGCCGCACTTTGCCTCATCAATTGCATCTACGGTTACTTCCTGTTGCCGGAATCGTTATCGAAGGAAAACAGGCGGCCATTCAGCTGGAAGCGCGCCAATCCGCTCGGATCCCTGAAATTCCTGACCCGCCACCCGGAAATCGCAGGTCTCAGCGTCGCTTTCTTTCTCATCTACCTGGGCAGCCAGGCAGTGCAAGGCAACTGGAACTTCTTTACCCAATACCGCTTCGGCTGGAGCTCTGAGATGGTGGGTTATTCCCTCGCCCTCGTGGGTGTGCTGGTAGGCGCTGTACAAGGCGGGCTTACGCGGGTGGTGGTGCCGAAAATCGGGAACGAAAAGAGCATCTACGCAGGATTGGGATTGTATACGCTGGGGATGGTACTGTTCGCCTTCGCTACGCAAAGCTGGATGATGTTCGCTTTCCTCGTTCCTTATTGCCTTGGCGGGATATGCGGCCCTTCCCTGCAATCGGTCATCGCAGGGCATGTACCCGCCAACCAGCAGGGCGAATTGCAGGGAGCGCTCACCAGCCTCATGAGCCTTACCACCATCTTCGGGCCGCTCATCATGAATGGTTCCTTCACTTACTTCACTTCTCCGAAAGCACCCTTCCTGTTTCCGGGCATGCACTTCATCCTCGGCGCCATCTGCATGGGATTAAGCATTGTGCTGATCAAACGGATCTTTATGCGGGAAAAGAAAGATCCTGCTGCCGCGCATGTGCTGGACGACACAAAAGCCGCGGAAATGCCTTTGCATTAA
- a CDS encoding DinB family protein, whose amino-acid sequence MMHASPEKEIWQVYAQLLGRDLEKLHEEIAAFHSEENVWKTTGAITNSAGTLCLHLTGSLNHFVGATMGNTGFVRDREGEFAKRNVPREDMLRDLAQTREMVVNVMASQPEGTLVSIFPRKFMEQDVTHAWFLSHIITHVNYHLGQVNYLRRALEG is encoded by the coding sequence ATGATGCATGCTTCCCCCGAGAAAGAAATATGGCAGGTGTATGCGCAGCTGCTCGGCCGCGACCTGGAAAAACTCCACGAAGAGATCGCTGCATTCCATAGCGAAGAAAATGTCTGGAAAACGACCGGCGCCATTACGAATTCCGCCGGTACCTTGTGCCTCCATCTCACCGGTTCGCTGAACCATTTCGTGGGCGCCACGATGGGGAACACCGGTTTCGTGCGCGACCGCGAAGGCGAGTTCGCGAAGCGGAACGTTCCCCGGGAAGATATGCTCCGCGACCTCGCGCAAACCCGGGAAATGGTGGTGAATGTGATGGCTTCCCAGCCGGAGGGCACCCTGGTTTCCATCTTTCCCCGCAAGTTTATGGAGCAGGACGTAACGCATGCGTGGTTCCTGTCGCACATCATTACGCATGTGAACTACCATCTCGGGCAGGTGAATTACCTGCGCAGGGCGCTGGAAGGGTGA
- a CDS encoding serine hydrolase domain-containing protein, translated as MIRYLSTLCCLFAALAAGAQSPVPAKLSARIPALMQRDRIPGLTVAYIEPGKPVWVRHFGVAAKGTGAPITDSTRFEAASLTKVVTAYVALLLAGSRELDLDKPLRDYLGNNYETGDDPRFAGVTGRRVLSHSAGFPNWRSDSLLPILFTPGEKGPCELYSSVAR; from the coding sequence ATGATCCGCTACCTGTCAACCCTCTGCTGCCTCTTCGCCGCCCTTGCCGCCGGCGCGCAATCTCCCGTTCCCGCGAAATTATCTGCCCGCATCCCGGCACTCATGCAGCGCGACCGCATCCCGGGGCTCACCGTGGCGTATATCGAACCTGGCAAACCGGTTTGGGTACGACACTTTGGCGTGGCCGCGAAGGGGACCGGCGCGCCCATTACCGACAGCACCCGCTTCGAAGCCGCGTCGCTCACCAAAGTGGTGACGGCCTACGTGGCGCTCCTGCTGGCCGGGAGCCGCGAGCTTGACCTTGATAAACCCCTGCGCGATTACCTCGGGAACAACTACGAAACAGGCGACGATCCCCGGTTCGCCGGCGTTACCGGGCGGCGCGTGCTGTCGCATTCAGCGGGTTTCCCGAACTGGCGCAGTGATTCCCTGCTGCCCATCCTGTTCACGCCCGGCGAAAAAGGTCCGTGTGAACTCTATTCATCCGTCGCCCGTTAA
- a CDS encoding DUF2905 domain-containing protein yields the protein MNPQLGKQLIIFGGMVVAIGIVLYFFSDKLRWFGRLPGDIRVEKENVRFFFPVTTMLIVSLVISLLLYVFRKLF from the coding sequence ATGAACCCGCAACTCGGTAAACAACTCATCATCTTCGGTGGGATGGTCGTCGCCATCGGAATCGTCCTGTATTTCTTCTCCGACAAACTGCGATGGTTCGGCAGGTTGCCCGGCGATATCCGGGTGGAGAAGGAGAATGTGCGGTTTTTCTTTCCTGTGACCACCATGCTGATCGTTAGCCTGGTGATTTCATTGCTGCTGTATGTTTTTCGAAAACTGTTTTAG
- a CDS encoding carboxypeptidase regulatory-like domain-containing protein, with product MKHILSILLCLSCWATSGLRAQTTQASIFGVVSDENKQLIPGASVMVRNNSTGFTTRTVTNTKGEYNFRELPLGGPYTITVSYVGYANYEQGGHSLNQGDVLRQNIVLKSSTVTIGEVKVVGNALRNKRENFGAATTVTARDIQKLPVNGRNFTSLVDLSPLSSGSNLSGQLASSTNFTIDGTSARNPTSGGGSNSRTGAPYIISMEAIREFKVVTNQYDVTYGRSGGGTISTVTKSGTNEFTGSAFMFGRTDWASSRYDIRGAKRNSEFSTYQYGVAFGGPIIKDKAHFFVTWDHQADARPLLIAEIKSPADEVRQNITQSTLDEFLGIARTKYGVANSPQFGSFDKKRGTDAIFARVDWQLNEKNLLTIRNNYINDRNFQGRNDNTTINMYEVYGDANVYNNSLLATLRTVISPKVTNELKVQHLYTFEESVPNKQLPRENIPRAIVENITSTINGKTVNTNIQLGGQRYSPEHFYNNIVQLVDNVYYSTEKANFTFGTDIMYSHLNSLYGSEMNGRFYYRGMDAFDNNTPYRYAREVAIGGNPALNQNVLNAGLYAQMQTKLGKGLEMIAGLRADYTTYMNKPNQNQIVLNELGLNTANGLNSFILQPRVQFNWDIGDKHTDYLRFGAGIFGSDINNYAMINNQLFDGTKVISIDVNDPALLPIPDFLGYRQNPSTAPGEAYIAEKNLPKTSTINMNGKDARIPVIYKANISYNHFFTDRLKAGITVFTTIARHNYMYVDRNMVDNPYFTLANEGGRGVYVPASTITDKGIMDWQQGRKSTNVGRVLELNSGGKVNQYAVVLDATWRYWKDGEITASYTWNDSRDNTSFNGDVANTATLNLMTRQDPRDLSKMTYSDNQFRHKVVFYGTLPSWKGFSVGIRYSGLGGTRYSLAVNGNVNGDFVTSNDLAYIFDVNDTKVPQVYRDGINGILNNPNASNSLKSYIRESMGKVAERNGGENGFFGVWDLRIAKKFNFAKRHGIELSLDGFNIANMLNKDWGTSQNLGKQNIYTTTGFNNVTNELVYRVGANTGVVNPGGTPWQVQFGARYSF from the coding sequence ATGAAACACATCCTCTCTATTTTGCTTTGCCTGAGCTGTTGGGCAACCTCCGGGCTACGCGCCCAAACCACGCAGGCCTCGATTTTCGGGGTCGTGTCAGACGAAAACAAACAGCTTATTCCCGGCGCATCGGTGATGGTCCGCAACAACTCCACCGGCTTCACCACCCGCACCGTCACCAACACCAAAGGGGAATACAACTTCCGGGAGCTCCCGCTCGGCGGGCCGTACACCATCACGGTGAGTTACGTCGGCTACGCCAACTATGAACAGGGCGGGCACTCCCTCAACCAGGGCGACGTGCTCCGGCAGAACATCGTCCTCAAATCCTCCACCGTTACCATCGGCGAAGTGAAAGTGGTCGGCAACGCCTTGCGCAACAAGCGCGAGAATTTCGGCGCCGCTACCACCGTTACCGCCCGCGACATCCAGAAACTCCCCGTAAACGGCAGGAATTTCACCTCGCTGGTAGACCTCTCCCCGCTCAGCAGCGGCAGCAACCTGTCGGGGCAGCTGGCATCTTCCACCAACTTCACCATCGACGGTACTTCCGCCCGCAACCCCACCTCCGGCGGCGGGTCGAACAGCCGCACCGGCGCTCCGTACATCATTTCCATGGAAGCGATCCGTGAATTTAAAGTGGTGACCAACCAATACGACGTCACCTATGGCAGAAGCGGCGGCGGTACCATCAGCACCGTAACCAAATCCGGAACCAACGAATTCACCGGGAGCGCGTTCATGTTCGGGCGTACCGACTGGGCTTCCAGCCGCTACGATATCCGCGGCGCCAAACGGAACAGCGAATTCTCCACGTATCAATACGGCGTTGCCTTCGGCGGCCCGATTATCAAAGACAAAGCGCACTTCTTCGTAACCTGGGACCACCAGGCCGATGCCCGCCCGCTCCTCATCGCCGAGATCAAAAGCCCGGCAGATGAAGTCCGCCAGAACATCACCCAATCCACCCTCGACGAATTCCTGGGCATCGCCCGGACCAAATACGGCGTAGCCAACAGCCCGCAGTTCGGCAGCTTTGATAAGAAACGCGGAACGGACGCGATCTTCGCACGCGTAGACTGGCAGCTGAATGAAAAAAACCTGCTGACCATCCGCAACAACTACATCAACGACCGCAACTTCCAGGGCCGCAACGACAACACCACCATCAACATGTATGAAGTGTATGGCGATGCGAACGTGTACAATAACAGTCTACTCGCCACATTGCGTACCGTGATCAGCCCGAAGGTGACTAATGAACTGAAGGTCCAGCACCTGTATACTTTTGAGGAAAGCGTTCCCAATAAACAGTTGCCCCGCGAAAACATCCCCCGCGCCATCGTGGAAAACATCACCTCCACTATTAATGGCAAAACGGTGAACACCAACATCCAGCTGGGCGGCCAGCGGTATTCGCCGGAGCATTTCTACAACAACATCGTGCAGCTGGTCGACAACGTGTATTACAGCACCGAGAAGGCGAATTTCACTTTCGGGACCGACATCATGTACAGTCACCTCAACTCCCTGTACGGCAGTGAAATGAACGGCCGTTTTTACTATCGCGGTATGGATGCGTTCGATAACAACACGCCCTATCGTTATGCCCGCGAAGTGGCCATCGGCGGCAATCCCGCGCTGAACCAGAACGTGCTGAACGCCGGTCTGTACGCGCAAATGCAGACCAAACTGGGCAAGGGCCTGGAAATGATCGCCGGTTTACGCGCGGATTATACAACTTACATGAACAAGCCCAACCAGAACCAGATCGTGCTGAACGAACTGGGTCTGAATACGGCGAACGGGCTGAATTCCTTCATCCTCCAGCCCCGCGTCCAGTTCAACTGGGACATTGGCGACAAGCACACCGATTACCTCCGCTTCGGCGCCGGTATCTTCGGTTCGGACATCAACAACTACGCGATGATCAACAACCAGTTATTCGACGGTACGAAAGTGATATCCATTGATGTGAACGATCCCGCGCTGCTGCCCATTCCCGATTTCCTCGGGTATCGCCAGAACCCGTCTACCGCGCCGGGAGAAGCATATATCGCGGAAAAAAACCTGCCTAAAACCAGTACGATCAACATGAACGGAAAGGACGCCCGGATCCCCGTGATCTACAAGGCCAACATTTCCTATAACCACTTCTTCACCGACCGCCTGAAAGCCGGCATTACCGTATTCACCACCATCGCCCGCCACAACTACATGTACGTGGACCGCAACATGGTGGACAACCCTTACTTTACCCTGGCAAACGAAGGCGGCCGCGGCGTGTATGTTCCCGCATCCACCATTACCGACAAAGGCATCATGGACTGGCAGCAGGGCCGCAAAAGCACCAATGTGGGCCGTGTGCTGGAACTGAACAGCGGCGGTAAGGTAAACCAGTACGCCGTGGTGCTGGACGCAACCTGGCGTTACTGGAAAGACGGCGAGATAACCGCCAGCTACACCTGGAACGATTCCCGCGACAACACCTCCTTCAACGGCGACGTGGCCAATACCGCCACGCTCAACCTCATGACACGCCAGGACCCGCGCGATCTCAGCAAAATGACGTATTCCGACAACCAGTTCCGCCACAAGGTGGTGTTCTACGGAACGCTTCCTTCCTGGAAAGGCTTCAGCGTAGGCATTCGTTATTCCGGGCTGGGCGGCACGCGTTATTCCCTCGCGGTGAACGGCAACGTGAACGGCGACTTTGTTACCTCCAACGACCTCGCCTATATTTTCGACGTGAACGATACCAAGGTGCCGCAGGTGTACCGCGACGGCATCAACGGCATCCTCAACAACCCGAACGCCAGCAACAGCCTGAAAAGCTACATCCGCGAAAGCATGGGCAAGGTAGCGGAGCGCAATGGCGGTGAAAACGGGTTCTTCGGCGTGTGGGATCTCCGTATCGCCAAGAAGTTCAATTTCGCCAAACGGCATGGCATCGAATTGTCGCTGGACGGATTCAATATCGCCAATATGCTGAACAAGGATTGGGGTACTTCCCAAAACCTCGGCAAGCAAAACATCTATACTACCACCGGTTTCAACAATGTTACCAATGAACTGGTGTACCGTGTGGGAGCCAACACCGGCGTCGTAAACCCCGGGGGTACGCCCTGGCAGGTGCAGTTCGGCGCGCGGTATAGTTTCTGA
- a CDS encoding Ada metal-binding domain-containing protein, whose product MIDHLQMGSTAAERSARFRELFRKGEIAWGGYRKGRIYGTLRCASGKRMLPGNRVFFASEAEALALGYRPCGHCLPHKYKQWKHSRT is encoded by the coding sequence ATGATTGATCACCTGCAAATGGGAAGCACCGCCGCAGAACGCAGCGCCCGCTTCCGGGAATTATTCCGGAAAGGGGAAATTGCGTGGGGCGGTTACCGTAAAGGCCGCATATACGGAACGCTCCGTTGCGCCAGCGGGAAGCGGATGCTGCCCGGCAACAGGGTGTTCTTCGCCAGTGAGGCGGAAGCCCTGGCGCTGGGGTACCGCCCTTGCGGCCATTGCCTCCCCCACAAATACAAACAATGGAAACATTCCCGTACATAA